The Aquidulcibacter paucihalophilus genomic interval CTCGATCGGTTGTCCCGCAATGCTGCGTTCTTGCTGACCCTGCGCGACAGTGGTGCGCGGTTTTTGGCTGCGGACGTTCCGGACGCGAACGACCTGACCATCGGTGTGCTTGCTGTAATTGCCCAGGCCGAGCGGGAGATGATCTCGCGTAGGACGACCGAAGCTTTAGCCGCAATCAAACACAAGATCGCTCGTGGCGAGATGCATCTATCCAGCCGGAGCGGACGGCCCGTCACAGCGCTGGGTAATCCCCACGCGGAAGGAGCGCTTGGAAGGTATGCGGGAAATCTGACGCTGGCTCGTCGGGCGAATGCTCGCCGAACGGCTGCCCGCTATCGCGAGCTCGGCCCCATCGTGGCTGCGATTATGTCGGCCGGACACACGAAGCCCTCGGCAGTGGCGGCCGAGCTCAACCGACAGGGTATTGCCACCGTGCGCGGCGCTAAGTGGCATGCATCGACCGCCGCTCGGTTGATAGCTGCTCGGGTCGCCAAAACGTCTGCTATGCGCCTCGCCGCGAAGGGCTGATTTCGACCAATTGCGGACATTAGAAGCCCCCAGACTGTCTCTCCAGCGGCCCTCGTGTGGCGGCACGACGCCGCGCCCTCACTGTTCGCCAGCGCGAGAAAACCAGCCACGCATGTGTTTGCGGGCCGCGTCTGGCGACCGCCAGTTTTCAAAAAGGCCCGGCGGCCGAATGTGCTGAAATCAATCAGCATAAAGCGTTCCGATGAGCGCCCGCGCGGCTACCGGACGATCACGGCGGCTTCCTAGGGGCATATGAGACAGTGCACCATACCGTCTTTACGCTGTACTGGGACAGGAGGTGGCACCTAGGGCGGGGCTGACCGTGTTCCCACCCTAGCGCGAAATTCTCAGCTTCGAGATATCGCGCCCGATGGCTGCGAAGGCTTCGGACAGGTCGGATCCGCTGGTCGGCAGATGCGCATGGGCAGGGCTGGTAGCACAGTTCGCGAGGAGGTTGGCGGCATTCCCGCCCGCCGAGATCTGGAACCCGACGGTGTAGACGATGACGCCCCGGTCCTTCATGGCATTGCAGAGGGCGGCACCCTGCGTGAACGGGCTACCGTTGGCGGCGTTCTGATTGATTTTGTCGCCTGTGCCGCCGGATCCGGCCCCAGCGTTCTGGGCGATCACGCCGCTGTTGTAGGGCGTATTGAATTCTCCGTCCGTCATGATGATGACGGCCTTGAGCGTATCCTCGGGCTCATAGGCACCGGCAGGGCTGCCGGGCCATAGGGTATTGAAGTTGGGTGAGACGGCGTACCAGCCCCAGGCCATGCCGATCTGGCCCGCTGTGGAGCCGGTGACGGACAAGCCGCTGATCAAGGATTTAAGGGTCGACCGGTTGCTGCTGAGCGGCAGGATGGTTGCCGATGGACAAGGGTTACCCGAGGTGGACGGATAGTTGCGCCCGACTCTCGCCGAGCCGGGTGACGCGTCCGTATAGGCCTGAGCGCCTGTTCGTTCGCTCACACAGGTGCTGGTCTCGAGGGCGCGGAGAGCGCCGGACGGATTGGTGAACACCCGCCACTGGCAGCCGTCTGCGCCGCACCAGCTGGACCCTCCGGAGGTATGTGACCCCCATTCGGCGCCGTTGACGCCGATCGAATAGGTATTGGCGGTGACGTTGCCGACGATGTAGGGGCGATTGTTGACCTGGGTCATGCCGTTGGCGCCGGTAATGTAGACGCCATCACCGTCGGACAGGCCGTGGCCGGGAGCGGTTACCTGGACCGAACAGTCCGACAAGAGGCACTTGCGAACCTCGCCGCCGCTTCGATATCCACCGTACGCGCCAGTTTGCAGGGTCGCCCAGGATGAGCCATTCCAGGTCTGCAGCGAGAAACTGTTGCTACTGAGTTTCTGGACCCGGTAGGGGCGATTGTTCACCTGCGTCATACCGGTGACGTTTCGGATCCAGACATAGTCATTGGTCTGCAAGCCATGACCGGAAGTGGTGGTGACCACGCCCGTGCTGGCGCGTGTGATGCTGCTGATGCCTCTCCCGGCCGAGGCTGCCCATTCCATCTGCGAAATCGATCGGGCTCCGGTGGGGGTCCCGCGGGCACCGCTGGCATAGGAGCCGAGGTTGACCCCCATCGAGTAGGGCACAATTGCCATCCGCGTATAAAAGGGTGTCTGGACGTCCTGCACCACGATATCAACCAGTTGGGTCGCTGCCGCCTTCAGGTCGATGATGCGCTGCCCAGCCATCGAGCCGGTGATATCGAGAACCAGCGCGACCTCGATGTTCTTTGCAGACCGATCGACCTCCGAATGGGCACCGACGGGCAGATAGTCATCCATGAACTGGCCGTAGGGTGGCAGGAAGATGTTGGCGACCAGAGCCTTCACATCGACTTTTGAGCTTGCGATGACGACGTTCTCGTCATTGATGACGAAGCGGGTGTCCGCTTCGCGCAGCAGAACATCGGGATAGGCCTTGAGATTGGCTCGAAGCGCCACCAGACCCACCCGCTGGAGGTCGGCGTTGTCGGTATAGGGAGACCGTGCTGCGGTCAGGGCGGCGGCGTCGAGAGCGTCCTGCAGATTGACCCGCACGGTCGAGGCGCGGTGAAGATCAACCCCGCCGACAGATATGAGCACCACCACCGGCAGGCTGAATGCGAACAGCAAGGCCACATTGCCGCGGGCGTCCGAAAGAAGACCGCGTACAAGGTGGACAAGATGAGTGATCGCCGTGCGCATTCTGCCAATCCTCGTTAATTCGTCACTCCGGAATTCGGTCCAGAATCTCATACGCCCACGGCTCTATAACGCGCCGCCAAGCTTAGCTTCGCATTCACAGGCATGGTTGATGCTCTGGGAATCTTGCTGATCCGAGCGAGGTCGCGACCTGCCGCCGGGAACGGACGCACGGATGAAGGCCGGGCTTCAGGCCTCTCCACGACCGCTTCTACGCGAGCTCCCGCGGCGGTCGCTGCTGCGCATCCCGCCGTTCAACATCATCAACTCGAGCCTGATTTCGACCAGGCGCAGCTCGATGGAGCCGAGCGCCAGCCACAGGGTGGAAATGAAGAGCAGGGCCACCTCGAAGGCAAGGACGCTCATCGCGGCCCTGGCACCCAGGATTTCAACGGCCAGCAGGGTGATCACAAGCAGCGCCGTGCTGATCCCGACCCCCAGTGCGCCCAGCAACTTCAGCACGGATCGGCGAGGTGCCTGCGGATTGATACGGCTGCCGTTACTTCGCCGGTCAGGCCCCCGCCGTTCGGCCCGCGCCCTGCGGTCGGCCGGGGCCGGAACATCGATCTGTTCCGCCACAAGTCCAGCTTCCAATGCCATAAGGTGCTCCGTTCCTAGTCGATCAGCCGGCTGCCGCCGGTGCGCGGCCCGACGCCGCTGGGTACCGGCACGTCAGAAGCGTCGTAGTTGGCGTTGATGAAGAGTGAGGGTGATCCGCTGAGCCGGAGTTCCCGGGCGACAATCACGGTCCAGGCGCTGTCGCGCGCGACGTCCGCGGTTCCTTCAACGATCAGGCGTGCAGACGGCACATAGATCACCCCCAGCAGGCTCTCGACATGGTCAGCCGAGATGAGGAAATCCTGTTGGTTGTCACGCATGCTGGCCATGACGATGCCAGCGAAGGCACCCGACTCACGACCTTCAAGATTGACCCGGGCCGCTGCGCTGAACGCGAACTTCGAAGCTCGGTCGAACAGCAGCACAACATCTTCGCCCTCCAGACGGGCAGACCCGTCGATGAGGAGGTTGCCCTTCAGGAAATAATGCTCACCGCTCTGCAGGACAATCCGGCCGTCGCCTGTGGCCTCAATGCCTCCGCAGTGCCTCCCCGGACTGATGTAATGGACGCCCGACGACACGGTGACTTTCTCTCGCGTCGCGTCGACGTCGCGGCAGGCACCTCCAAGGCCACCGACCGTCTCGAGTTCCAGATTGGCGAATGGGTCGTCGATCGGGGCGGCGCCTGTATTGGCCGCCGGGCTGATGGCACCGCCGGCCGATGTCACGGCCTGGACTGCCGCCGCCGTGATGGCACCCCCGCTGACCTCGATGTCGCGGTTGGAGTGCACCATGCAGGACGGCGCGGTCATTCGCCCCGTGTCCCTGACATGAAGGACGCGATTGGCTGTGGTCCCCGTGACAAGGACGCACAATGGAACCAGCCCGACCGAAGTCGCGGTCGCCTCTCCTTTGAAGTTCCACCCCCCGGGCGGCAGCATATTGGCGAAGAATGACGTCCGGTTGGCCTGCAGCAGGACCCGGATGCCGCGCTGCCCCCCCTGCGTCACGACCTCATAGGTCTGGACCACCGTCGGCGCGTCGGACCACTCGCTGAGTTGCCCCGCAACGAACGAGGCTGACCGTTCGCGGGCCGCGGCCCCGTCGGTGGCCAGGGCCAGGGCGGGCGCGCCGGCCAGGGCCCCGGCATCGGCAATGGCTTGCAGCCGGGTCTGGGCCGCCGTGACGGCAAAAAGGTCAATCGCGCCGACGCTTACCATGGCGATCGCCGGAACGATCAGGGCAAATTTCAACGCGATGGAACCCCGGGTCTCGCGCAGCAGCCGCTGCATCAGTGCCTGGACCCGACGCTGCAGGCGTTCAATCATGCGCGGCTCCCCGCGACATGGCCCCGGCTCTCTGGCCACGGG includes:
- a CDS encoding recombinase family protein — encoded protein: MKAIAYYRVSTASQGRSGLGLDAQRHAVQQLSVQRGLSLLAEFTEVETGRRDDRPVLKKALARAKLTEATLVIAKLDRLSRNAAFLLTLRDSGARFLAADVPDANDLTIGVLAVIAQAEREMISRRTTEALAAIKHKIARGEMHLSSRSGRPVTALGNPHAEGALGRYAGNLTLARRANARRTAARYRELGPIVAAIMSAGHTKPSAVAAELNRQGIATVRGAKWHASTAARLIAARVAKTSAMRLAAKG
- a CDS encoding ubiquitin-activating E1 FCCH domain-containing protein, with the translated sequence MRTAITHLVHLVRGLLSDARGNVALLFAFSLPVVVLISVGGVDLHRASTVRVNLQDALDAAALTAARSPYTDNADLQRVGLVALRANLKAYPDVLLREADTRFVINDENVVIASSKVDVKALVANIFLPPYGQFMDDYLPVGAHSEVDRSAKNIEVALVLDITGSMAGQRIIDLKAAATQLVDIVVQDVQTPFYTRMAIVPYSMGVNLGSYASGARGTPTGARSISQMEWAASAGRGISSITRASTGVVTTTSGHGLQTNDYVWIRNVTGMTQVNNRPYRVQKLSSNSFSLQTWNGSSWATLQTGAYGGYRSGGEVRKCLLSDCSVQVTAPGHGLSDGDGVYITGANGMTQVNNRPYIVGNVTANTYSIGVNGAEWGSHTSGGSSWCGADGCQWRVFTNPSGALRALETSTCVSERTGAQAYTDASPGSARVGRNYPSTSGNPCPSATILPLSSNRSTLKSLISGLSVTGSTAGQIGMAWGWYAVSPNFNTLWPGSPAGAYEPEDTLKAVIIMTDGEFNTPYNSGVIAQNAGAGSGGTGDKINQNAANGSPFTQGAALCNAMKDRGVIVYTVGFQISAGGNAANLLANCATSPAHAHLPTSGSDLSEAFAAIGRDISKLRISR